From Lemur catta isolate mLemCat1 chromosome 21, mLemCat1.pri, whole genome shotgun sequence, a single genomic window includes:
- the LOC123625644 gene encoding uncharacterized protein LOC123625644: MLGLCLPHPHLLHAQLEEGDAVIWHLLCPPLGRDGLREAASPAPGDRVVGVGARVRTQDRVTSEPGLSVPVGPPRWADRLVLEAQSRALRRLRFLTRVLAGSVGQHLLRGRLFPESSWLVSARQVPEPPPVGWRGSPLGLPPTVPRCRRVTRCHLFFLVEEESDRQVLEEQTCTCPHVRTGHPEAGTVLPPGHDPAPGTLALPPEGGWSLCTGQAAVGSPLLLVAPDRGSPWLVARTERGAAAGVTDTTSPAQRQPDGRRVAAAAQVLLDSRYRCCASVVGREKTALQVQPVTVRSGIQRPQAWGLA; encoded by the exons ATGCTCGggctctgcctgccccacccccacctactCCACGCCCAGTTGGAGGAAGGAGATGCCGTCATTTGGCACCTGCTGTGTCCCCCGCTGGGACGAGATGGGCTGAGGGAGGCTGCGTCACCTGCCCCGGGGGACAGGGTAGTTGGGGTCGGGGCCAGAGTTAGAACCCAGGACCGGGTGACTTCGGAGCCGGGCCTTTCCGTCCCTGTCGGGCCGCCCCGTTGGGCTGACAGGCTGGTCCTTGAGGCCCAGAGTCGGGCTCTCAGGCGGTTACGCTTTCTGACCCGGGTTCTGGCAGGTTCTGTGGGCCAACACCTTCTGCGTGGACGCTTATTTCCAGAATCTTCCTGGCTCGTCTCAGCTAGACAAGT CCCAGAGCCACCTCCTGTGGGCTGGAGAGGGTCCCCCCTAGGGCTGCCGCCGACAGTGCCCCGATGCAGAAGGGTCACCCGCTGCCACCTCTTCTTCCTCGTGGAGGAAGAAAGTGACCGGCAGGTCCTCGAGGAGCAAACCTGCACCTGTCCCCACGTCCGCACGGGACATCCTGAGGCAGGGACGGTGCTGCCCCCGGGCCACGACCCAGCGCCGGGCACTCTTGCTCTTCCTCCAGAAG GAGGCTGGAGTCTCTGCACAGGCCAAGCAGCCGTTGGGTCCCCCCTTCTTCTGGTGGCTCCAGACAGGGGCTCCCCCTGGCTGGTGGCAC ggacagagagaggcgCAGCAGCCGGCGTCACCGACACCACGTCCCCAGCTCAGCGGCAGCCGGATGGCCGCCGGGTCGCGGCGGCGGCGCAGGTGTTGCTGGATTCTAGATACCGCTGCTGCGCGTCCGTCGTGGGACGTGAGAAAACGGCCTTACAAGTCCAACCTGTCACGGTCCGAAGTGGAATTCAGAGACCACAAGCTTGGGGACTCGCTTAA
- the CFAP92 gene encoding uncharacterized protein KIAA1257 homolog isoform X3, with amino-acid sequence MSLKAWQWEEEDRASLGPISSVNSLYPSPSECHMQECLKATVGSQASDSDFESSSFESSEESGGTLNSDMPQVVPCKFVISLAFPVNMGHKGKRTSLFEKYKKHPKMDNTIAKMRHFYHLEYFLLPDDEEPKEVDMVMFPTVAKVFLESGVKTVKPWREGDKLWVSWAQAFTISMTKELLKKINFHKITLRLWDTKDKLSKKARYYRLKTTTHVDDIGSSEEVRRLVANQRGFSARGTAEASIVTEEQSHEHPPANHEKAKTHSKRLQGSHQTEPETPCKNTEECEKPLKTYDPSTVRWSVTRTQGVSLAGATIMEIKELTEQASFSHLTNLLDRRKSQAKGKDSEGKKKIPKRSKKFRADQDVTLAQAGPWKPSVFSLQLVVTPLLAGEQSVVSRGSDKAANILDCLLMLKTDVPIMTEEQKQDLNPLTIKIKCVSCLPAQPVPLHELERLCVPVYCKYKFHKTPAHKTEGRPHAPHVRFQDINVIFLGTMAPGDLREYLEGPPMAVEVHDRDRRPEECARKPTLFGDDPLDSQLNGQSLIPPKDTETNPFESHDTLWDPYGVARVSFADLLLGHKYLNLAVPIHACEPQPVPGGGGDRGRGGRSRRLVAGFRVPTDGAQRGPMPAGRYVEAESLLKLRVDVAVPLSTGAAVADPQPGGTRFGRIVFVFDVAKLALVHGLLQDVTAINSEALGLASCPACGVQQVPSAFRMRVTIRDRPQLDAVTGFHLLDGRVHVFVLEGLADQGLRRLWDSHQSRTPEAERGGYKVLYNSQLLFRHRLYADLETALYRVHLFRPVAQLVRHTALYLRKAMPRSAFRTVARIHEICRNSRDLREVIVRDLLPSSAMIKDLSQEFGMPLSQEELADENLLALPPQPAPNLEDFRRHSSALTPEISAHRDKYLRWRSAMKLRDRGKDSFIQKNIREAYQPGAKPPKPVAKVIKVAAPARQPGAKPPKPVAKVIKVAAPARQPVCNYSVQALNAAELAKKELYRELAKEPRKRFTYSQNFLSATVEPVDAEEEERQAQRLSRQAWLTASGFQVTGLRSGIGGSHQPGLRLPLLKEPAEEWTENALFANKLRPVLDRDRWGWDRRHLDFELYKKPPPFLELPPRPAPKPATGRKTKRSVPVT; translated from the exons ATGTCGCTGAAGGCCTggcagtgggaggaggaggaccGGGCCAGCCTCGGGCCCATCTCCTCCGTCAACAGCCTTTACCCGTCCCCGAGCGAGTGTCACATGCAGGAGTGCCTCAAGGCCACGGTCGGGTCCCAGGCGTCCGACTCTGACTTTGAGAGCAGCAGCTTCGAGTCCTCGGAAGAGTCTGGTGGCACCTTGAACTCCGACATGCCCCAGGTCGTGCCCTGCAAATTTGTCATCTCACTGGCCTTCCCCGTGAACATGG GTCATAAAGGCAAACGTACGAGtttgtttgaaaaatataagaaacaccCTAAGATGGACAACACCATCGCAAAGATGCGGCACTTCTACCACCTGGAGTACTTCCTGCTGCCCGATGACGAGGAGCCCAAAGAGGTTGACATGGTGATGTTTCCGACAGTGGCCAAGGTGTTCCTGGAGTCGGGGGTGaag ACCGTGAAGCCGTGGCGTGAAGGTGACAAGCTCTGGGTGTCATGGGCCCAAGCTTTTACCATCAGTATGACGAAGGAattgctaaagaaaataaattttcacaaaataacCCTGAGGCTCTGGGACACGAAGGACAAGCTTTCAAAAAAAGCCAGGTATTACCGATTGAAGACAACCACCCACGTGGATGACATAGGGTCTTCcg AGGAAGTGAGACGTCTGGTTGCAAATCAGAGAGGATTTTCTGCACGGGGCACTGCGGAGGCCAGCATCGTCACAGAGGAGCAGAGTCACGAGCACCCACCAGCAAATCAcgaaaaagcaaaaacacactCAAAGCGCTTGCAAG GTTCTCACCAAACAGAGCCAGAAACTCCTTGCAAGAACACTGAGGAATGTGAAAAGCCGCTCAAGACGTATGATCCTTCCACGGTCCG ATGGAGTGTGACAAGAACACAAGGTGTTTCTCTGGCCGGAGCCACCATAATGGAGATTAAAGAGTTAACTGAGCAAGCGTCATTCAGCCACCTAACAAACTTGCTGGACAGAAGAAAGTCTCAGG CTAAAGGGAAAGATTCGGAGGGAAAGAAGAAGATCCCGAAGCGGAGTAAGAAATTCCGAGCGGATCAGGACGTGACCCTGGCCCAGGCCGGGCCCTGGAAGCCGAGCGTCTTCTCGCTGCAGCTGGTGGTAACACCGCTACTGGCCG GAGAGCAGTCTGTCGTGAGTCGCGGCAGCGACAAGGCCGCCAACATCTTAGATTGCCTTTTGATGCTGAAGACGGATGTCCCCATCATGACCGAGGAGCAGAAGCAGGACTTAAACCCCCTGACCATAAAGATCAAGTGTGTGTCCTGCCTCCCGGCACAGCCTGTGCCCCTTCATGAGCTCGAG AGGCTGTGCGTGCCCGTCTACTGCAAGTACAAGTTCCACAAGACGCCAGCGCACAAGACCGAGGGGCGGCCGCACGCCCCCCACGTTCGTTTCCAGGACATCAACGTCATCTTCCTGGGGACTATGGCCCCGGGGGACCTGCGGGAGTACCTGGAGGGCCCGCCTATGGCGGTGGAAGTCCACGACCGGGACCGCAGGCCCGAGGAATGTGCCCGGAAGCCCACGCTCTTCGGGGACGATCCCCTGGACTCGCAGCTCAACGGCCAGAGCCTCATCCCTCCCAAGGACACGGAGACCAACCCCTTCGAATCCCACGACACGCTCTGGGACCCTTACGGGGTGGCCCGGGTCAGCTTCGCCGACCTCCTCCTGGGCCACAAGTACTTGAACCTGGCCGTCCCCATCCACGCCTGCGAGCCCCAGCCCgtgcccggcggcggcggcgacaggGGCCGGGGCGGCCGGAGCAGGAGGCTGGTGGCGGGGTTCCGGGTCCCCACGGACGGCGCCCAGCGCGGCCCGATGCCCGCCGGCCGCTACGTGGAGGCCGAGTCCTTGCTGAAGCTCCGCGTGGACGTCGCGGTGCCGCTGAGCACCGGGGCCGCCGTCGCGGACCCGCAGCCCGGGGGGACCCGCTTCGGCCGCATCGTGTTCGTGTTCGACGTCGCCAAGCTGGCCCTGGTGCACGGGCTGCTGCAGGACGTGACCGCCATCAACTCCGAGGCCCTCGGCCTGGCGTCCTGCCCGGCCTGCGGCGTCCAGCAGGTGCCGTCGGCCTTCAGGATGCGCGTGACGATCCGGGACCGGCCCCAGCTGGACGCGGTCACCGGCTTCCACCTGCTGGACGGCCGGGTGCACGTCTTCGTCCTGGAAGGCCTGGCCGACCAGGGCCTGCGGCGGCTGTGGGACAGCCACCAAAGCCG GACCCCCGAGGCCGAGCGGGGCGGGTACAAGGTGCTCTACAACTCGCAGCTGCTGTTCCGCCACCGCCTCTACGCGGACCTGGAGACCGCCCTCTACCGCGTGCACCTGTTCCGGCCGGTGGCGCAGCTGGTGCGGCACACGGCGCTGTACCTGCGCAAGGCCATGCCCAGGAGCGCCTTCCGGACGGTGGCCAG GATCCACGAGATCTGCCGCAACAGCAGGGACCTGAGGGAGGTGATCGTGAGGGACCTCCTGCCCTCGTCCGCCATGATCAAGGACCTGAGCCAGGAGTTCGGGATGCCCTTGTCGCAGGAGGAACTGGCGGACGAGAACCTGCTGGCCCTACCGCCGCAGCCGGCCCCCAACCTCGAGGACTTCCGCCGTCACAGCTCCGCCCTGACGCCGGAGATCTCGGCCCACCGGGACAAGTACCTGCGGTGGCGCAGCGCCATGAAGCTGAGGGACCGCGGCAAGGACAGTTTCATCCAG AAGAACATCAGAGAAGCCTACCAGCCCGGCGCGAAGCCCCCGAAGCCGGTGGCGAAGGTGATTAAGGTCGCAGCCCCCGCCCGCCAGCCCGGCGCGAAGCCCCCGAAGCCGGTGGCGAAGGTGATTAAGGTCGCAGCCCCCGCCCGCCAGCCCGTCTGCAACTACAGCGTTCAGGCCCTGAACGCCGCGGAGCTGGCCAAGAAGGAGCTGTACCGCGAGCTGGCCAAG GAGCCAAGAAAGAGGTTCACGTATTCGCAGAATTTCCTCTCGGCCACGGTGGAGCCGGTGGAcgcggaggaggaggagagacaggcCCAGAGGCTGTCGCGCCAGGCCTGGCTCACGGCCAGCGGCTTCCAAGTGACGGGACTCAGGAGTGGCATCGGCGGCAGCCACCAGCCGGGGCTCCGGCTGCCGCTCCTCAAAGAGCCGGCTGAG GAGTGGACGGAAAACGCGCTGTTCGCCAACAAGCTGAGGCCCGTGCTGGACCGAGACAGGTGGGGCTGGGACCGACGTCACCTGGACTTCGAGCTGTACAAGAAGCCGCCGCCGTTCCTCGAGCTGCCCCCTCGGCCAGCGCCGAAGCCGGCGACAG GCAGGAAGACGAAGAGGAGCGTCCCTGTCACCTGA